A section of the Oryza sativa Japonica Group chromosome 1, ASM3414082v1 genome encodes:
- the LOC136351055 gene encoding uncharacterized protein has product MDADEAAGSSRRMDLNLYLGLPRAPRPRRSDLGSDLALSTPMPSSPSSSAASVDAPPPPPELSHPPYSPSHADLSPPLQEVYSLYNPDDPPASETHLPPYAPPPAPVVSELPDDLEFGLHPPPPLVRASELLGWEDRPSSSTASSSFLPDTAARYWRLLEQTGSRWLRARRFRSDLPPLSSEAYPAGRDAAAVPVLQHEPMNDTVEHNKVAADGAEVGASEESEEQGRSAATFECNICFDMASEPVVTSCGHLFCWPCLYQWLNVYSNHKECPVCKGEVTEANITPIYGRGNSCLDAEKAVEGGKQTGPTIPPRPHGNRLESFRQQFHHLRPISRRLGEAHGLLSSWRRLLDQQIMNTASRFEGPPESAVQEMVDTAHAQHTSRLSRLASRMRARRLLREADNPNPPDGGSTSPDSGLIRNNASDPSRNGPSSLLPDGIDWLRGLTLLGYEDTERFASAMSDFRRITGPSQYGASASSSNPPNLESTFDRTHVVAAPSADQASNSSTAAVIQGDAGISESAGEPSNAGSSRSLRRRGRSSALGSLDADGGGLQRNKRRRIN; this is encoded by the coding sequence aTGGACGCCGATGAGGCCGCGGGGAGTAGCAGGAGGATGGATCTGAACCTCTACCTTGGCCTCCCAcgcgccccgcgcccgcgccgctccGACCTCGGCTCCGACCTCGCCCTCAGCACCCCGATGCcctcctccccgtcctcctccGCAGCCTCcgtcgacgcgccgccgccaccgcccgagcTGTCGCATCCCCCGTACTCCCCCTCTCACGCCGACCTTTCCCCTCCGCTGCAGGAGGTCTACTCCCTGTACAACCCCGACGACCCGCCTGCTTCCGAGACGCACCTGCCGCCGTATGCGCCGCCTCCGGCTCCGGTGGTCTCGGAGCTCCCTGACGACCTCGAGTTTGGCCTccaccccccgccgccgctggtgcGTGCCAGCGAACTGCTAGGTTGGGAGGACCGGCCGTCTTCGTCGACGGCATCGTCCTCTTTCCTCCCTGACACCGCAGCCCGTTACTGGCGGCTTCTCGAGCAGACTGGAAGCAGATGGCTCCGTGCGAGGCGGTTTAGGTCGGACCTTCCGCCACTCAGTTCTGAAGCTTACCCAGCTGGGCGTGATGCTGCCGCAGTCCCAGTGCTGCAGCATGAACCGATGAATGATACTGTTGAACATAATAAGGTAGCTGCCGATGGCGCGGAAGTAGGCGCCTCCGAGGAATCGGAGGAGCAGGGCAGGAGCGCTGCCACATTTGAGTGTAATATATGCTTCGATATGGCCAGCGAGCCGGTGGTCACCTCTTGTGGCCATCTCTTCTGCTGGCCTTGCTTGTACCAATGGCTCAATGTTTATTCCAATCACAAGGAATGCCCAGTCTGCAAAGGCGAGGTGACTGAGGCGAATATTACTCCGATCTATGGGAGAGggaattcatgtttggatgccgAGAAGGCTGTGGAAGGTGGGAAACAAACAGGTCCTACTATCCCACCAAGACCACATGGAAATCGGCTCGAAAGCTTCAGGCAGCAGTTTCACCATTTGCGACCGATCTCAAGAAGGCTTGGTGAGGCTCATGGGTTATTGTCATCATGGAGGCGCCTTCTGGACCAACAGATTATGAATACTGCGAGTAGGTTTGAAGGTCCGCCTGAATCAGCTGTGCAGGAAATGGTTGACACTGCTCACGCTCAGCACACCAGTCGCCTAAGTAGATTGGCGTCAAGGATGAGAGCAAGACGGTTGCTGAGAGAAGCAGACAACCCTAACCCTCCCGATGGCGGATCCACTTCCCCTGACAGTGGTTTGATCAGAAACAATGCATCGGATCCATCCAGAAATGGTCCGAGCTCATTATTACCAGATGGAATTGACTGGTTGCGTGGACTTACCCTTCTTGGGTATGAAGACACGGAAAGATTTGCATCTGCCATGAGTGATTTTAGAAGGATAACTGGACCAAGCCAATATGGTGCATCGGCTTCATCATCGAATCCTCCAAATCTCGAGTCAACATTTGACAGAACTCATGTTGTTGCAGCACCTTCTGCAGACCAAGCATCTAACTCAAGCACTGCTGCAGTGATACAGGGGGATGCTGGTATCTCTGAGAGTGCAGGAGAACCAAGTAACGCGGGGTCATCAAGATCcctgaggaggagagggaggagcagTGCCCTGGGTTCTTTGGATGCTGATGGCGGGGGCCTCCAACGGAACAAGAGGCGAAGGATAAACTGA
- the LOC4327428 gene encoding uncharacterized protein isoform X2, which translates to MAGGSCDVCKEAPSKYKCSACRTPYCSVACFKNHKDKFCQKTIPLEEVSKSSLQEEILSDTTCPTQYPNTLHSAKSLEVEDPSWLVDKNGLRSLAESNEIRDALKDCKLQQMLLKIDGSAEPEKELEKLMEGQVFQQFTNKILDIVSPQQ; encoded by the exons ATGGCTGGTGGGAGCTGCGACGTGTGCAAGGAGGCGCCGTCCAAGTACAAGTGCTCCGCTTGCCGCACGCCATA TTGCTCGGTGGCATGCTTTAAAAATCACAAAG ATAAATTTTGCCAGAAGACAATACCTCTGGAAGAAGTTAGCAAGTCATCTCTTCAGGAGGAAATTT TATCGGACACGACTTGTCCCACACAATATCCAAACACATTGCACTCTGCAAAATCTCTTGAAGTTGAGGATCCAAGCTGGCTTGTTGACAAGAATGGATTAAGATCTTTAG CGGAATCTAATGAGATCCGAGATGCTCTGAAAGATTGTAAGCTTCAGCAAATGCTACTTAAGATTGATGGCTCTGCAGAGCCAGAAAAG GAATTAGAGAAATTGATGGAAGGACAAGTTTTTCAACAGTTCACCAATAAG ATTCTTGACATTGTTAGCCCACAACAATGA
- the LOC4327428 gene encoding uncharacterized protein isoform X1, whose amino-acid sequence MAGGSCDVCKEAPSKYKCSACRTPYCSVACFKNHKDKFCQKTIPLEEVSKSSLQEEISRNSRSLEEATNCPNDKDQTPSLLSDTTCPTQYPNTLHSAKSLEVEDPSWLVDKNGLRSLAESNEIRDALKDCKLQQMLLKIDGSAEPEKELEKLMEGQVFQQFTNKILDIVSPQQ is encoded by the exons ATGGCTGGTGGGAGCTGCGACGTGTGCAAGGAGGCGCCGTCCAAGTACAAGTGCTCCGCTTGCCGCACGCCATA TTGCTCGGTGGCATGCTTTAAAAATCACAAAG ATAAATTTTGCCAGAAGACAATACCTCTGGAAGAAGTTAGCAAGTCATCTCTTCAGGAGGAAATTT CAAGGAACtctaggtcactggaagaaGCAACAAATTGTCCTAATGACAAGGATCAAACCCCGTCTTTAT TATCGGACACGACTTGTCCCACACAATATCCAAACACATTGCACTCTGCAAAATCTCTTGAAGTTGAGGATCCAAGCTGGCTTGTTGACAAGAATGGATTAAGATCTTTAG CGGAATCTAATGAGATCCGAGATGCTCTGAAAGATTGTAAGCTTCAGCAAATGCTACTTAAGATTGATGGCTCTGCAGAGCCAGAAAAG GAATTAGAGAAATTGATGGAAGGACAAGTTTTTCAACAGTTCACCAATAAG ATTCTTGACATTGTTAGCCCACAACAATGA
- the LOC4327429 gene encoding 2-oxoglutarate-dependent dioxygenase DAO, whose protein sequence is MAASSSTAAASSMSGANGGGGGGSVFPGPPPPTPSNHHHALPSSGAAGGGTDAALSTILQRLLLSSPAPILRSPLSSRSRAPPSLPPLVSLGSSGTLRLDAAADVGYFHLEGHGVPSQLPSSALAELSLVDASARRASNLLTLGFTEEDQQEADGAEDPALVFDVDDEGEMGALPAAAAEYARRMRDVGMQVVAMMSGCPEVGFGEAPFAEGRRKARCLMWVSKVAAGEAAPPAAGKAKAYPYVVGIHCQWEASGKEAAPASWVMDDGGEWTAVGARDGALLVTIGNIAQVWSNGKLKKVRGMARPVSSAPGAGHGAEADRLSVTVLITLPLDSVISPLVPVTDAGEEGGDDEVDGAGDDGDGWRFHSFLLEDLAWRVYNGRLQFKDPLVRYRI, encoded by the exons atggccgcctcctcctccaccgccgcagcGTCATCCATGTCCGGCGccaacggaggaggaggaggagggagcgtgTTCCCAGGCCCTcccccgccgacgccgtcgaacCACCACCACGCGCTCCCGTCCTCCGGCGCCGCGGGTGGGGGCACGGACGCCGCGCTCTCGACGATCCTCCAGCGCCTGCTCCTATCCTCTCCGGCGCCGATTCTACGCTCCCCGCTCTCCTCTCGCTCCAGGgccccgccgtcgctgccgcctctCGTTTCGCTTGGCTCTAGCGGCACCCTTCgtctcgacgccgccgccgacgtgggGTACTTCCACCTCGAGGGACACGGCGTCCCTTCCCAGCTGCCGTCCTCCGCGCTCGCCGAGCTCTCCCTCGTCGACGcgtccgcgcgccgcgcgtCGAACCTCCTCACGCTCGGATTCACGGAGGAGGATCAGCAGGAAGCGGACGGCGCCGAGGACCCCGCCCTGGTgttcgacgtcgacgacgagggggagatgggcgcgctcccggctgcggcggcggagtacGCGCGGCGGATGCGGGACGTGGGCATGCAGGTGGTGGCGATGATGTCCGGGTGTCCCGAGGTGGGCTTCGGGGAGGCGCCGTTCgcggaagggaggaggaaggcgaggtgCTTGATGTGGGTCTCCAAGGTTGCCGCTGGCGAGGCGGCGCCTCCGGCCGCCGGGAAGGCGAAGGCGTACCCGTACGTCGTGGGCATCCATTGCCAGTGGGAAGCGTccgggaaggaggcggcgccggcgagctgggtgatggacgacggcggcgagtggACGGCCGTAGGCGCGCGCGACGGCGCACTCCTTGTCACCATCGGCAACATTGCTCAG GTGTGGAGCAATGGAAAGCTGAAGAAAGTGAGAGGGATGGCTCGCCCCGTTTCTTCTGCACCCGGAGCAGGGCACGGCGCCGAGGCTGACCGCTTGTCAGTCACCGTGCTGATCACTCTCCCCTTGGACAGTGTCATCTCGCCATTGGTCCCGGTCACGGATGCCGGAGaagagggcggcgacgacgaggtggaTGGAGCCGGCGATGATGGGGATGGGTGGAGATTTCACTCGTTTTTACTCGAGGACCTTGCGTGGAGGGTGTATAATGGGCGGCTTCAGTTCAAGGACCCGCTGGTCCGGTATCGGATATAA